One Salvia splendens isolate huo1 chromosome 12, SspV2, whole genome shotgun sequence genomic window carries:
- the LOC121759030 gene encoding protein PNS1-like isoform X1 has protein sequence MGAEEPVDEKSERENVEREADLEKGELNIQKESVQTHPPNAFHMSRMQRLSATNPLRLVMDNATRVATPSPARPPPPRVSASPPRPPPPVETPPPPQTQSQSQSRSIHTPQQQSPLTLNSRKYTNKISLFVFTLHTVAAVLLVGFLIYRGVKGLLEEGQARRREERVLKYFLPQAEAAALLSITLAFVWQKAVRVWPQIMVHFIIWGSFALTLTTGILLICFQTPATDGVGVLYIAFAVGNGLYACWVTQRTSFCSKIFVKSLEPVSKFSDLNQPTYWMLGAGFCWMSLWIFAVVGALNFHFPALTIIVLFLSLAWTAEVMRNVANLTVSRVIALYYLRGMQSSTQFCFQRALSNNLGSACLGSLFVPTIEALRIVARGLNLIEGEDEFMFSCAHCCLRVMESIFRRGNGWAYVHIAAYGKGFVKASQDTWELFVKREMGEVVDSDITTAICFLTGVCSGAICAIMVSSWTYTLDRPGYIGTLAVLATLIGYLMTRIAMALPHACVSCYYVCYAENPENRLFDRTIPERIELIKSGRLEAVVPTPRVPRRFQR, from the exons ATGGGCGCCGAAGAACCA GTGGACGAGAAATCGGAGagagagaatgtggagagagAAGCGGATTTGGAAAAGGGAGAGCTGAATATCCAAAAGGAATCGGTGCAAACACATCCCCCAAATGCGTTTCACATGTCGAGAATGCAGCGATTGAGCGCCACAAACCCCCTCCGCCTCGTCATGGATAATGCGACGCGAGTCGCAACTCCCTCTCCAGCTCGCCCCCCGCCGCCGCGCGTCTCAGCTTCCCCTCCTCGTCCCCCTCCTCCAGTCGAGACGCCGCCACCGCCGCAAACGCAATCGCAATCGCAATCGCGCTCCATACACACTCCACAG CAGCAATCGCCGTTGACATTGAATTCGAGgaaatacacaaacaaaataTCTCTGTTTGTGTTCACTCTGCACACAGTGGCGGCGGTGTTGCTGGTGGGGTTTCTAATATACAGGGGGGTGAAGGGGCTATTAGAAGAAGGCCAAGCACGGCGGCGAGAGGAGCGCGTGTTGAAGTATTTCCTCCCTCAGGCGGAGGCCGCCGCTCTCCTCAGCATCACCCTCGCATTCGTCTGGCAAAAAGCCGTCAGAGTGTGGCCTCAGATCATGGTGCACTTCATAATTTGGGGCTCTTTCGCCCTAACCCTAACCACCGGAATCCTCCTAATCTGCTTCCAAACCCCCGCCACCGACGGCGTCGGCGTCCTCTACATCGCCTTCGCCGTCGGCAACGGCCTCTACGCCTGCTGGGTGACGCAGAGAACCAGCTTCTGCTCCAAAATCTTCGTCAAATCGCTCGAGCCAGTCTCCAAATTCTCCGATCTAAACCAGCCAACTTATTGGATGCTCGGAGCCGGATTCTGCTGGATGTCGTTGTGGATTTTCGCGGTCGTTGGGGCGTTGAACTTCCATTTCCCGGCATTGACAATAATAGTCCTGTTTCTGAGCTTGGCTTGGACTGCTGAGGTGATGAGGAATGTAGCTAATTTGACAGTTAGCAGAGTGATTGCTCTGTACTATCTTAGAGGAATGCAATCAAGCACCCAATTCTGCTTCCAGAGAGCCTTGTCGAATAATCTTGGAAGCGCCTGCTTAGGATCACTCTTCGTCCCAACCATCGAGGCTCTGAGGATCGTGGCCAGAGGGCTCAATTTGATAGAAGGGGAAGACGAGTTCATGTTCTCGTGTGCACATTGCTGCCTCAGAGTGATGGAGTCCATTTTCCGGAGAGGCAATGGCTGGGCATATGTGCACATTGCAGCGTACGGGAAAGGGTTCGTGAAGGCGTCTCAGGACACGTGGGAGCTCTTTGTGAAGAGGGAGATGGGCGAGGTTGTGGACTCGGATATTACCACAGCCATCTGCTTCCTCACAGGAGTGTGCAGCGGGGCAATCTGTGCCATCATGGTGTCGTCATGGACGTACACCTTGGACCGCCCAGGCTACATCGGGACGCTCGCGGTGCTAGCTACGTTGATCGGTTATCTAATG ACTAGGATTGCAATGGCATTGCCTCATGCCTGCGTGAGCTGTTACTACGTCTGCTACGCGGAGAATCCCGAGAATCGGCTGTTCGATAGGACCATACCCGAGCGGATCGAGTTGATCAAATCAGGCCGCCTCGAAGCTGTCGTCCCGACGCCGAGGGTTCCCCGGAGATTCCAAAGGTAG
- the LOC121759030 gene encoding protein PNS1-like isoform X2: MGAEEPVDEKSERENVEREADLEKGELNIQKESVQTHPPNAFHMSRMQRLSATNPLRLVMDNATRVATPSPARPPPPRVSASPPRPPPPVETPPPPQTQSQSQSRSIHTPQQSPLTLNSRKYTNKISLFVFTLHTVAAVLLVGFLIYRGVKGLLEEGQARRREERVLKYFLPQAEAAALLSITLAFVWQKAVRVWPQIMVHFIIWGSFALTLTTGILLICFQTPATDGVGVLYIAFAVGNGLYACWVTQRTSFCSKIFVKSLEPVSKFSDLNQPTYWMLGAGFCWMSLWIFAVVGALNFHFPALTIIVLFLSLAWTAEVMRNVANLTVSRVIALYYLRGMQSSTQFCFQRALSNNLGSACLGSLFVPTIEALRIVARGLNLIEGEDEFMFSCAHCCLRVMESIFRRGNGWAYVHIAAYGKGFVKASQDTWELFVKREMGEVVDSDITTAICFLTGVCSGAICAIMVSSWTYTLDRPGYIGTLAVLATLIGYLMTRIAMALPHACVSCYYVCYAENPENRLFDRTIPERIELIKSGRLEAVVPTPRVPRRFQR; encoded by the exons ATGGGCGCCGAAGAACCA GTGGACGAGAAATCGGAGagagagaatgtggagagagAAGCGGATTTGGAAAAGGGAGAGCTGAATATCCAAAAGGAATCGGTGCAAACACATCCCCCAAATGCGTTTCACATGTCGAGAATGCAGCGATTGAGCGCCACAAACCCCCTCCGCCTCGTCATGGATAATGCGACGCGAGTCGCAACTCCCTCTCCAGCTCGCCCCCCGCCGCCGCGCGTCTCAGCTTCCCCTCCTCGTCCCCCTCCTCCAGTCGAGACGCCGCCACCGCCGCAAACGCAATCGCAATCGCAATCGCGCTCCATACACACTCCACAG CAATCGCCGTTGACATTGAATTCGAGgaaatacacaaacaaaataTCTCTGTTTGTGTTCACTCTGCACACAGTGGCGGCGGTGTTGCTGGTGGGGTTTCTAATATACAGGGGGGTGAAGGGGCTATTAGAAGAAGGCCAAGCACGGCGGCGAGAGGAGCGCGTGTTGAAGTATTTCCTCCCTCAGGCGGAGGCCGCCGCTCTCCTCAGCATCACCCTCGCATTCGTCTGGCAAAAAGCCGTCAGAGTGTGGCCTCAGATCATGGTGCACTTCATAATTTGGGGCTCTTTCGCCCTAACCCTAACCACCGGAATCCTCCTAATCTGCTTCCAAACCCCCGCCACCGACGGCGTCGGCGTCCTCTACATCGCCTTCGCCGTCGGCAACGGCCTCTACGCCTGCTGGGTGACGCAGAGAACCAGCTTCTGCTCCAAAATCTTCGTCAAATCGCTCGAGCCAGTCTCCAAATTCTCCGATCTAAACCAGCCAACTTATTGGATGCTCGGAGCCGGATTCTGCTGGATGTCGTTGTGGATTTTCGCGGTCGTTGGGGCGTTGAACTTCCATTTCCCGGCATTGACAATAATAGTCCTGTTTCTGAGCTTGGCTTGGACTGCTGAGGTGATGAGGAATGTAGCTAATTTGACAGTTAGCAGAGTGATTGCTCTGTACTATCTTAGAGGAATGCAATCAAGCACCCAATTCTGCTTCCAGAGAGCCTTGTCGAATAATCTTGGAAGCGCCTGCTTAGGATCACTCTTCGTCCCAACCATCGAGGCTCTGAGGATCGTGGCCAGAGGGCTCAATTTGATAGAAGGGGAAGACGAGTTCATGTTCTCGTGTGCACATTGCTGCCTCAGAGTGATGGAGTCCATTTTCCGGAGAGGCAATGGCTGGGCATATGTGCACATTGCAGCGTACGGGAAAGGGTTCGTGAAGGCGTCTCAGGACACGTGGGAGCTCTTTGTGAAGAGGGAGATGGGCGAGGTTGTGGACTCGGATATTACCACAGCCATCTGCTTCCTCACAGGAGTGTGCAGCGGGGCAATCTGTGCCATCATGGTGTCGTCATGGACGTACACCTTGGACCGCCCAGGCTACATCGGGACGCTCGCGGTGCTAGCTACGTTGATCGGTTATCTAATG ACTAGGATTGCAATGGCATTGCCTCATGCCTGCGTGAGCTGTTACTACGTCTGCTACGCGGAGAATCCCGAGAATCGGCTGTTCGATAGGACCATACCCGAGCGGATCGAGTTGATCAAATCAGGCCGCCTCGAAGCTGTCGTCCCGACGCCGAGGGTTCCCCGGAGATTCCAAAGGTAG